A stretch of the Kroppenstedtia eburnea genome encodes the following:
- a CDS encoding acyl-CoA dehydrogenase — protein MNFDLTEEQRMVRKLMRDFAEGEVAPGADERDRTKTFPVEIFRKMADLNLMGLPFPEEYGGGGADSISFAIAVEELSRVCASTGITYSAHISLGCAPLYLFGNEEQKQRYLVPLCKGESLGAFGLTEPNAGSDAGGTRTTAIREGDDWVINGSKCFITNASFAKHLALTAVTGRKEDGSPEISAVIVPTDAKGFRVIDNYVKMGLHSSNTTELVMENVRVPHENILGRIGEGFKQFLITLDGGRIGIGAMAVGIAQGAYEAALQYAKERQQFGRPISKFQVIQHKLADMAMNIELARNMVYKAAWLKDQGRKFSKEAAMAKLFASEVAMGVCDQAVQIHGGYGYMHEYRVERFFRDAKLTEIGEGTSEIQRMVIAREIGC, from the coding sequence ATGAATTTTGACCTGACAGAAGAACAAAGAATGGTTCGCAAGCTGATGCGCGATTTTGCCGAGGGGGAAGTGGCGCCGGGTGCTGACGAACGGGACCGAACCAAAACCTTTCCCGTTGAAATATTCCGGAAGATGGCGGATCTGAACCTGATGGGTCTCCCCTTTCCGGAAGAATACGGCGGTGGTGGAGCCGATTCGATCAGTTTTGCCATTGCGGTGGAGGAGTTGTCCCGGGTCTGCGCTTCCACGGGAATCACCTACTCCGCCCATATCTCACTGGGGTGTGCTCCTCTGTATCTCTTTGGCAACGAGGAGCAGAAACAGAGGTATCTCGTCCCCTTGTGCAAGGGAGAAAGCTTGGGTGCCTTCGGTCTGACGGAACCCAACGCCGGTTCCGATGCAGGTGGCACCCGAACCACGGCGATCCGTGAAGGAGACGACTGGGTGATCAATGGCTCCAAATGTTTCATCACCAATGCGAGCTTTGCCAAACATTTGGCTCTGACGGCGGTGACAGGGAGGAAAGAGGATGGATCCCCCGAGATCAGTGCAGTGATCGTTCCCACAGATGCAAAGGGTTTTCGTGTGATTGATAATTATGTGAAAATGGGTCTTCACAGTTCCAACACCACTGAGTTGGTCATGGAAAATGTGCGGGTTCCCCATGAAAATATTTTGGGTCGGATCGGGGAAGGGTTCAAACAGTTTCTGATCACATTGGACGGCGGTCGGATCGGGATCGGAGCGATGGCAGTGGGGATCGCCCAGGGAGCTTATGAGGCTGCTCTGCAATATGCCAAGGAACGGCAGCAATTCGGCCGCCCCATCTCCAAATTCCAGGTGATTCAACATAAGCTGGCGGATATGGCGATGAATATCGAGCTGGCGCGAAACATGGTTTACAAGGCGGCCTGGCTGAAAGACCAAGGGCGTAAATTTTCAAAAGAGGCCGCCATGGCGAAACTTTTCGCCTCGGAAGTCGCCATGGGCGTCTGCGATCAGGCGGTGCAGATTCACGGCGGCTATGGTTACATGCACGAGTACCGGGTGGAACGGTTTTTCCGGGACGCCAAGTTGACGGAGATCGGCGAAGGCACCTCTGAGATTCAACGGATGGTGATCGCCCGGGAAATCGGGTGTTGA